The genomic segment acagcacagtatcaacatcaactagaggtcactgGTAGCTAAATATGGTTCATCAGTGGTgcggcaatggcacagtgatggatACAcattatatgcatacacaacttgcaggagatacacaatacgtATACtataggagtatgcaagccaggtgaaccagataaaggaagacagccaagccattcagagcctagtaagccagaaaaaggcaaaatgtacaatacaagtagACAATAGGCAAGAAAACataccacgctctttacaatacattagtacaaacagacagccaagccaaccagagcctagcaagccagaaaaatATCGAATACtagtaaacaatacaaacaaGCATATCGCTGttattgtgcagctggcatggcaaatgtagcacaagttgctgtcagaccttcagtgctggtcactgtaaagcgttaataattatacaaccaagtactaaagataatatgaaatgcggttaaaattatgtcattaataatgaatgcaTGAATAAtgatgtttgagaaaactacaaggcctaaggcttcacactcaccaggaatagaatccatgttgtatgaagagacaatcgtataatgggcgggtgttttcgtggaggtgatagaatcGTACaatgattctatttaatgccaaccaaaacagttagcacgtgATGCCCACTAGACAAGCAAACTgctgttcatttgtgtttgaaagtgggcgaCAGTGACTATTTCGATTGGAAGATGAGTGGTTGCTATGCCTACTTAATAAAAgcatgattggaagttgctactaattgctggaggttagtttgtgttggttaaaacactttgatagtcttgtttctttagtctcacATAACTAGGGTACCTTCACTcatgtatgggatgggagaaagcctcactTGGTAGGCCATTGTGcaaagaaggtgcagtttccagctggtaagtttgtgtgatgatgcatagttctccacctgaagccttttagtgccAGGAGTGCCAAGACTGCAtgatcactgatatgggccctgagaaaactacataaacattcactgccaaattgcatcccacgtactgaacgctgatggagagaacaaacacaacatacacaaaatgtgctgataattgctgtgtgctTGGTTGTGCTTGCAAttaactgctattattatatgtagctaagtCTGCCACCATCAGCAATGCTccacatacttgtgcacactgacatatccacgaaattctggtattgcattTCAGCCACGTTTGTTCTCCAAACTTTGTTTTGGTGTTGCAGCATATCCAtgtcatcatgtgatcattttagtacaaatgactcagctcatgttaaatatatccataactcagatatcagttgtaggtgacagaGAGTTGAAATACTTTGCTTTTATCCCAATCTTACCATGGTCTGCTCTTtgcaactccagccatgtcttaatccagcattctaatccatcctcatttaaacatatcatgtaacacaaattgtatacaattgcataaaattaatgtaataagtattcattggatgtttaagctttactgcTTGTAGGCGTCGGATTCAATTaataccatgattctcacaatttaaagtACAATCTCACAttctcacatctccatggtcagATAATCACTAATTGTAATTGCATAGTAATGCATCCCTTATGCTTATGTGCCAGTAAATTCCCCTAcattactgtgcatcttttctacctgcacacactgtgttggccatgcactgtttgtacatgtccCATTAGTAGGCTGTCCCATTGGTGATTGTGGTTGGTTGGATTTGCCctgggcctagtaataataattatacaaccaagtactaagaataatttgaaatgcagttaaaattatatcataaataaataagttaaataaatgattaataattaatgtttgagaaaactatgagGCCTAGAGACTTAAACTAACCGAGGATCGATtagcctgtgaatgaaggcacaactgtATAATCATTGtgcctgttcatgctgatgactttaatgtacgtgtaattctatataatgcccagtaccacacccatgcTTTAATTTTAGATTGCACGAAAGAGAAGATTAGCGAATAGGTGTGAGTGATTGCAGTAAATCCAGAGGCCACTTTATGCATAAACAACAAAGATCACAAGTATATTCAGGTGGCATATTGAGTATATGCCCCTCctgcatgattctcacaagttaAGGTGCAAGTGCATGCTCTCATATCTACAGTATTGAATCTCATGCCTGCAAGCAATGAAGTTTATACATCCATTAAATAGTCCTAAATTTATAATGTTTAATGAGGATAAATCAAggtactggattaagacatgcatggctgctgaagttCCAAAAACAGACCtcaatgataaaagaagcagggtatttcactagaaactgttatctgagtttttttttaatatgagCTGGGCCATATGTCCTAAAAGGATAACATAATATACTACAACATGAAATTAAATTCTGGAGAACAAACAGCTGTGTGCAGCTGATCACTGTGAAAGATGGCAGTACCTTCAATAGGATCAAAATCCAATGCACCAAGAAAAAGTACGATTCCATTGTGCAGTAGCATTGCAGACTGTAACTATGTATAGacacaataatatagtttacagtatgtaggtaaataagcagcagcaagcacaattatcagcctaagggtgcattttgtgtatgtagtgtttgttATCTCAATCATGTTGTATGAGATGTAATTACAGCAACGTTTATAGTTTTTGTCTCAAAGtaaaataatgcatggtgatgacaaaataatgtaaattaaaatgaaacgaaacaaacaaacaaaaccacAATTGTTCTAATCAACAAGAATACGGCTTTCCACTAAATGCAGCTCAGTAGAGACAGCAGGGAGCTCTGTTGACTGTAGCTTAGCCAGTACAGCAGAACATAATAGTGAAAACGACAAAACACAGCATATCCAGGAAAGTGTCTGGTTGTTAGAGgtattgtgctgctgtgaaaaaaagtgatctcactcctggcactgaaaggcttcaggttgagagctatatgttttcacacacaaacttaTTAGCTGAAAACTGTACCTGTGTTAACGTTCTCCACACAATGGCTTGCCAGGCCCAATGCAAAACTACTGGTAGctgagtgccagtacatcaatggtgtggcaatggcataatgatgcgcaacacaatactgtacaacatatAGAAGATGCAGTTTATACCATAGAACTGTATGCAGCAATATATTATTGGCACTGAACACTGGAGATGGAAATAATTTagctagcaagccaggtaaaggatgaacagaagtatacaaaatgatacaaatacacaacaaacaatcaTGTTAACATACTCTTAATCTTGTCCATCACCTGTAACGTATCCACTGACACCTGACATGGCGACTTGGAGCTCAATAACAGTGACAATGGATTATGTGGTCTTCCATGGTCAGGTATTCAATGCAATGTAATAGTAGCAGACCCTCACGATTGTATTTGCATGTATCACTTAagtttactgtatgtgcatctttTCCATCCACACATTCTGTGCTGGTCATGCACTGTTGTACTTGCCCCATTTGTAAATTAAcccattggtggttgtacttgATTGTATGTGCTCTGGGCCtagtaatgataataataataataaacttcctttgtgttggtgttgGGTGTGGCTGCCTTAATTGGCTATCTGCTTCACGGAGgacatccactggcagctggcatggcaactTGAAACTTaatgtgccagctggcaacactttcaaaaacaAAGGAACAGTAGCTAAAATGGCTGTATTGAAATGTCTCAGAATGGACCCCACCCTGATgactttgagttggaaaccagtcagcaaatTTTCTAGAACCTCCCCTGCTAGTAATACTacaggtactagtggtactaatGGTACcagtggtactactggtactgctagtactattggtactgctggtactattgatactgctggtactattggtactggtggtactgcTAGTACTACTGGTGGTGCTGCTGGTACTTGAAGGGaaggttttagggtgatatttttggctataAAAAcccagttctgcatgatccctaatatacgtacagtactaccatattgtatgatgCTACTGTAGTTATAATGCATTTCATTTCCAGTCACAACTTTTTCAATTCAAACAACTGAAACTTATACTGTAACGTAACTTGATCAAGAATAATAGTAGGATGACTAATAAGGAAAGATTAAAATCTTTAAACTTACCCCTTCACTTACTACCTATGATAATGAATCCACTCATAAAATTAATAGGGGCTTTGCTACAGTAGTTAAAGCATCACAAGGAGATCTTATTACCATAAGTTGCAACACCACAAGTTGCAATAGTTTGAAGCTATACACAGAATGGAACAGTAGATTTAACTCTTTCATCAACAGAATTATAAACGACTAGATCACTCTACTATCTGATGTAATTGTTGTGGTTGTtgttagcgctttacagtgaccagcactgtaATGAATGCTTTGAACAATAATTTCTTTTAGCCAACACATTAGCTACTGTATGAAAGATGTaaaaaatttaacaaatttgatgaattggTTGAATcagtttaattcatcaaatgcCTATAAGTGCCTTAAAAGTACAAGTTTTATGAAAAAAATTCACGTGAATTATGACAAAGCGTGACTTCATCAAATATttcttacatcaaaatttccttacatATGGTAGCTAATGTATAAGCTAAAAGATATTATATTGTTCAAAGTATTCATTACATCAGTGAAAGAGTTTAATCTACTGTTCCATTCTACAGATAGCTTCAAACCATTGGATCTTGTGGTGTTACAACTTATGGTAATAAGATCTCCATGTGGTTTTTTAACTACTGTAGCAAAGCCCCTATTAATTTCATGAGTGGATATAATCTCCATTATTTTCATAGGTAGTAAGTGAAGTGGTAAGTTAATCTTTCCTTGTTAGTCTTCCTACTATTATTCTTAATCAAGTTATGTTACAGAAAAAGTTTCATTTGCTTGAATTTAAAAAGTTGTGATTGGAAATGAAAAGCATTATAACTACAGTagcataaattattattattattattattattaggctGATTTTGCTATCAATCCAGAAAGAAGACAGCATAACGGGTAAATTTAGTTAAAAGCGTGGTTATATTTCTGCATAGACTCAAGCCTGTATTACCCACAAATTTGATAAATGAATACCTGGATTTTGGTGTTTGAGTCCAGTTCTGTAGTTTGCATTCCTTCTATAGTAAAGTCCCTCTAACAAGTAAACTATGCTGCATGGGTAAGATCTGACAATATCATTTTCCCTTTGAGCATTGTGATGAACAAGATGGACTAATTGCACAACCTCTTCAACGCTGACTGTTTTATCAATGAAATTTGCTTGGGTGGCAAAGCCCCAATTTGCCTCAAAGCTGGACGATAAAGCAATACTAGCAGGTTAACCGAATATCATTAGGCTAGCCTAACCTAGCACATCATGTCAAAGCATGTATTTATATTATGTAGTAAGCAATGCAGCTATTCTTGTGCATTACCAGTAGTACCAGTCATACAATcagtaccaacagtaccactagtaccagcagtaccattagaaccactagtGCAATCactaccagcagtaccagtagtaccagcgGTACCACCATTgccagtagtaccagcagtatcaGCAGTACCACTATGTACCAGCAGTACTAGCAATACCACTAGTACAATCACTACCaacagtaccactagtacctgcagtaccagtagtaccaccattgccagtagtaccagcagtatcaCTATGTACCAGCAGTACTAGCaataccactagtaccagcagtaccattagaaccactagtAAAATCACTACCaacagtaccactagtacctgcAGTACCACCATTTCCAGTAGTAtcagcagtaccagcagtaccactatgTACCAGCAGTACTAGCaataccactagtaccagcagtactaGCAGTACCACCATTACCAGGAaacactagtaccagcagtaccagtagtgCCACCAGTACCAGTAGTATTGGCAGTACCACGACTACCAGCAGAGCTCATGTAAGTGCATGTGTACTTATTTATAAATATATTTCACTCTTTATTTCGTGACTTTTATATGAAGAACTAACCCAAGTTTTACTTTAACAGATGCAATTATCTGCAAGCTGCAAAATTATAATCTCTGTTCACATGCTGATTGTGTGCAATGTTAGATATGCTGCTCGTGCTATAATTGAGTCTAAGAGTTGGAAAGATGCCATGAGGTGGTGCTCTGAGACAGACGAATATGGAAAATACACTCCAATGAAACTTCTCATTAGAAAAATGCCAGGTTTGTTTAAGATGGTATATAGCACATATTTTGTGAAGTAGATTGCCAAAAATGTTATAACATTAAGGGAATATAATGAGTCATGATTGATATATTTTAATAGAGCTGTCACATACTCTAAAAGAATGATCAACTGATTTTGGATTTCTATTGTGTATAGTGATGATACTACCTCATTTCATTTAAAAAAGAGTATAAACAGGTTCTGTCTTAAAATCCTTTCAGCATGTTATTATGCTGTTTGCATCAAACTCCAAGGAATTGTGTACCATAGAGTTTCATCCTTTCCTCTTCAGAATAATCTTataccatgcaaaaacagccaagctgtataaaaagggtgcggccttcaaaaaggagaaagttatgaaatcaaaggtggcggccatgaaatggttgcagtgatgtggatgataataaattttaataattgcCTTTGTGCATTAGTAAAAGTtaatatcatcaacatcattgcagcaattttatggccaccacctttgatttcacaacttctttcacccaggctttttgaaggccgcaccttttttatacagcttggctgtttatgcatgaatttcacttctttttgtattttaaaaatatacccaaagccaaccataaactggctatgaatgtaatttattgcattgcaataaattgaagttactTGCACATAATGGCTGTGACCTAAGTTCACGCTATGACCTAAGGGTGCGCTATGATCTAAGCGCATGCAGCAATGTTGAAATGGTTTCAAGCATTATGTCATCAACAAACTGGTTTAACAAGTTTGTGGTCACATGACACACAATGTTCTCGAAAGGTGAATGGCCTAGTAAAAGAAAAGTTCTTTGTAGCAGTCATTCCAGTCTACAGAATCAGTTAAGATGGTAACAAGAAACAAGGTCATCATTGCTGGAGGTTCATTATAACTGGTGAGCTCATTCCTTCTGTGACACATGTTGCATGCAGCACGCTAAATTGAATAAAACTGATTGCACAATTGCGATATGACGACTGGCTATCGTGGCGTACTGGCTGAGTTCTCACACAAGAAGTTAAGCATAATTAAAGTGATGCTGCAATGAGTTGTTCTACTGGCTTAGTCTTGTCATTACCTTTCAAGCTTGTCCGTTCGCATTCCATCGTCAGCTTTTGGGCTTGTCTGTTCAAGTTTGTCATAATCCTCTGGGCTTGTCTATTCAAGTTTTGTCAGctgttatgcttgtttgttcgAGTTAGTCATCATcttttgtttaattgttatcAGGGGTGTAATAAACTTTCACCATTAGCACAGCTAACATGTGCCTTGACCTTGCATGAGGTCTTGCTATGTTTATTCTAAAGGATTATTTATGTGGGTAgtttgaaaaggtggatacGATTGGACGCGGACatggacacggacattttcaaaaagcacctttgcaCCAAACATGGTACCTGATTGTGCCGCAATACTTTcttaagtgtaccaaagctcaagtaAATTGAGgtacgcatttgcattttataatggttttttgtaaagtgtgcaaaaagaaaaatctAAGCCCCCAGCCTCCTAagcaaagaaattaagccaatttttgaaggctTATGTTTCAGGATTACGTTatgcaatcttgctcaaatttggtatgtgaggtgctgagggtggagggcatttgcaatttaaaaatgattccaatttgagaagggagcaTGAAGCTATATATGCGTGAAAATcccgttttgtttcttcctgtaaatatactccatggtgtggcacgccagctttcttggccacacgacacactaccattaTGCTGTGAAGTAAATCAAGTAATCCATACAATAAACTGAATATCTTATGCATGTATTTTTAAACAGAATTTAAATTCTCCTTGTAAATAGTGATTTGAGATTTGAGGTCAAGTTAAGGCTGATTTCTGTTGCCAATATAAGACTCAGTGAGAATGTGTAAATGGCATAAAAAGTTGTTTATTAGTCATTATTCAATTTGGTACATATGCCATATAAGTGTATTCGTTAATACAGATGTTGCTAGAGTTGTGATGGATAAATGCTTAACTAAGAAGGACAATAAATTTGAGTTTCTGGATGATGTCGAGGAACCTGTCAAGACAAATGCTCAAAATGAACCTGAGTAAATTAAGTGTTGTGTATGAGTAATTTTGTGGATGAGACTGCAGAGTGAACTATTCTTTTTTACCTGCATTGATTAGTGTTACAGATTAagacatacacatacatacccTTCTGAATGACATATCTTCTTTCTCTTGCCCTATGCTTTTATGCCTATACGTGTATATTTATTAAGTTTGTTGTTTCTGATTTagacaaaatatacatcaaacagtagtttaaGACAAATGAATACACACATCTATTATTAATATTGTGGTCAGCTTCCGATTACATACACAGTagaactatataattatgcataatttATTGCAATCTTTATGTGCAGTGCAAAAAAGAGGAAAGGACTCCGTAGCTGGGTACCAAAACGTTTCAAGAAAGACGCCCATGCACTTCACATTATGGTATGCTAATGTGCTGTATTTATGCAATATTACATTGTAAGCAGTTTTGTAAGGCTAAGAAAATCAGCTTACCACTACAGTGTATTATTATCATGAAGAGCAAAATTGCAATATTcttacatatgtactgtatttatTCATATAGACACCCCAGTTATAATCCACTTGTGAACCAGCTGAAGGATCTTGTTCCTTGTaacagctgctgttgacatCTTTGTGACAAGTCTAAGTGTACATAAATTGGGTAACATAGCAttagtagagtggcatagtgCATAAATATGATCATTTTGTGCATTTTGTGAGAAAATCATCAAACTTAGCACATAGTTTGTGCTTCCAGTGGCATtcatttatgtatatatatatcatacagtacggtagtactgtatagtaggggtgacgaaggtgtgggcgtggtccacgaGAATAAATCTagccaaaatcatcttcagaaatcctTCACGGCTATTTCACAGCATTTGTCAGGTATAAACAAAACAAATGTGTCTTTAGAATGACCTGAAACGTTTCTGATGAGGTActacgaaattaaaaaaaaaattattttagcgaattttctactgcctcactacctcactgcctgcctcactgatgcgttcagtcaagcgtagcggaaaactggctacagctacagccttgatTCTTTGGCAGAAACACTTCAaattttgtggagaaaaaaCCTTTCACAAAATTAAATACCTATGATGTGTGTgctactgtcttactgttttatctttgatccttctttatcgtagCCATCTCTCATGGGTATGGCTTCCATCAAAGCACACACACCATAGCGCCCCAACATATTGGAGTAAAcgtgtagcataattgtagcaagtacgtgattttaatgttgggatacacctcGGGATATGTTGCTGCCTGTACAACATCGCCACTACACTCGTAAGGATTAGAGTGTGTTTGCTTTGGCtcaaaggtggtttcttttccgagtTTAAAAACCGGTTGTATATGGCATCTCTCTATAGActctatgggtagctttcccagagcacttttcaggcgtactacaactgaaaaacaccgtagtaggcctcataggctcGCGTATCTCGTCGTCTAGAAAGTGGGTGTGATCCGTTCTTACGTGAACTAAAAGTAAGAGCAGCCCTGAGgttttgttgagagaattagtggaaaataatact from the Dysidea avara chromosome 13, odDysAvar1.4, whole genome shotgun sequence genome contains:
- the LOC136242268 gene encoding sericin-1-like translates to MSSAGSRGTANTTGTGGTTGTAGTSVSCGTAGTADTTGNGGTAGTSGTVGSDFTSGSNGTAGTSGIASTAVIVLVVLLVLLVHSGTADTAGTTGNGGTAGTTGTAGSDCTSGSNGTAGTSGTVGTDCMTGTTGNAQE